A genome region from Etheostoma cragini isolate CJK2018 chromosome 4, CSU_Ecrag_1.0, whole genome shotgun sequence includes the following:
- the LOC117944067 gene encoding guanylate cyclase activator 2B-like codes for MRVTCVVFVLVLCVCRQALGVRVKVGDRSFPLEAVKQLMELMDVDDAVSPHLAETSIVAVCTNPVLPQVFQPVCQGKGAAIVFSKLMFIATSADPCEICANPSCFGCLG; via the exons ATGAGAGTGACCTGTGTCGTTTTTGTCttggtgctgtgtgtgtgcaggcaagCTCTAGGTGTGCGGGTTAAA GTTGGAGACAGGAGCTTCCCCTTGGAGGCGGTGAAGCAGCTGATGGAGCTGATGGATGTGGACGACGCCGTGAGCCCACACCTCGCTGAGACGAGCATCGTAGCCGTTTGCACCAACCCCGTCCTACCGCAGGTCTTTCAACCAGTGTGCCAAGGGAAGGGAGCAGCCATTGTTTTCTCCAAACTAA tgtTTATCGCCACGTCTGCAGATCCGTGTGAAATATGTGCCAACCCCTCCTGCTTTGGGTGTTTGGGCTGA